One region of Populus trichocarpa isolate Nisqually-1 chromosome 4, P.trichocarpa_v4.1, whole genome shotgun sequence genomic DNA includes:
- the LOC7490802 gene encoding uncharacterized protein LOC7490802 isoform X2, which produces MGTEILINKWGTWEELLLGGAVIRHGTRDWNLVASELRARTVNCPYTFTPEICKAKYEDLQQRYSGCKSLESKLEILKAERREDCHVSYDSSQTESPVLFRKCDGIESSSKETSKDGLSAGSFTQDTKTNWTPECRVATAMPAAEMEIKPEVSISPEENKVSSIWKLSESIFAGQVSSLKRRRGKRKRKDCSKDVKEGSVGESEFLGSADALFATRCKDNSTSTSGQIARCSTVDDQSRGSSKDGAVDVRVIFDSIAENKCASVFHRRLDSQKRGRYKKMILQHMDIDTIRSRIASGSITTAKEIFRDLLLLANNALVFYSKTTREYKSALLLRDIVTKSLQQNLKNYITKTTITFLSTTSPLLNPPVKPQCARPGNGKLSGKVTKAGKLVAKTPNTGKRPNNVHSPPSAESSALKKKGSHSPLLAESLAMRKKSSHSFPSAESLATRKKGFGRPRKTGQESTTQRFESLPKGRKRSRVK; this is translated from the exons ATGGGGACGGAGATATTAATAAACAAGTGGGGTACATGGGAGGAGCTGCTACTGGGTGGGGCCGTGATCCGGCACGGTACCCGAGATTGGAATTTGGTTGCGTCGGAGCTCCGCGCCCGAACCGTTAATTGCCCCTATACTTTCACACCCGAG ATATGTAAAGCGAAGTACGAGGACTTGCAGCAACGTTACTCAGGGTGCAA GTCACTGGAATCAAAACTTGAGATTCTCAAGGCTGAGAGAAGGGAGGATTGTCATGTCAGTTATGACTCCAGCCAGACAGAATCACCTGTGCTATTTCGGAAATGTGATGGGATTGAATCATCCAGTAAAGAGACATCTAAGGATGGACTATCTGCTGGTAGTTTTACTCAGGATACCAAAACAAATTGGACACCTGAATGTCGAGTTGCAACTGCTATGCCGGCTGCAGAGATGGAGATTAAGCCAGAAGTTTCAATATCCCCTGAAGAGAATAAAGTTTCAAGCATATGGAAGCTGTCAGAGAGCATATTTGCAGGACAGGTAAGTAGTTTAAAAAGGAGGAGAGGGAAGCGAAAGCGGAAAGATTGTAGCAAGGATGTCAAGGAAGGGAGTGTTGGAGAAAGTGAGTTTTTGGGGTCAGCTGATGCTTTGTTTGCTACTCGCTGTAAAGATAATTCAACTAGCACCTCTGGTCAAATTGCAAGATGTTCTACTGTTGATGATCAATCCAGAGGTTCGAGCAAGGATGGAGCGGTGGATGTCAGGGTGATTTTTGATTCTATTGCAGAGAACAAATGTGCCTCTGTCTTTCATCGGCGTCTTGATAGCCAG AAGAGAGGAAGAtataagaaaatgatcttgCAGCACATGGATATTGATACCATAAGATCAAGAATTGCTAGCGGCTCCATCACAACAGCTAAAGAAATCTTTCGAGACCTGCTTCTACTTGCTAACAATGCCTTGGTCTTTTATTCCAAGACTACTCGTGAATACAAATCTGCACTGCTTCTGAGAGACATCGTCACCAAAAGTCTGCAGCAGAATCTCAAGAATTATATTACCAAGACTACGATTACCTTTCTCTCAACCACATCACCTTTGCTTAATCCTCCTGTCAAACCTCAATGTGCTCGTCCTGGTAATGGAAAATTGTCAGGAAAGGTGACCAAAGCTGGGAAGCTTGTTGCTAAAACTCCAAACACGGGTAAAAGACCAAATAATGTCCATTCACCTCCTTCAGCAGAATCTTCAGCATTGAAAAAGAAAGGCTCTCATTCTCCTCTTTTAGCAGAATCTTTAGCCATGAGAAAGAAAAGCTCTCATTCCTTTCCTTCAGCAGAATCTTTAGCCACGAGAAAGAAAGGCTTTGGCCGTCCAAGAAAAACTGGACAAGAAAGTACTACACAACGCTTTGAAAGTCTGCCTAAAGGAAGGAAGAGATCCCGGGTTAAGTGA
- the LOC7490802 gene encoding uncharacterized protein LOC7490802 isoform X1 — protein MGTEILINKWGTWEELLLGGAVIRHGTRDWNLVASELRARTVNCPYTFTPEICKAKYEDLQQRYSGCKAWFEELRKQRMAELRRALEQSEGSIGSLESKLEILKAERREDCHVSYDSSQTESPVLFRKCDGIESSSKETSKDGLSAGSFTQDTKTNWTPECRVATAMPAAEMEIKPEVSISPEENKVSSIWKLSESIFAGQVSSLKRRRGKRKRKDCSKDVKEGSVGESEFLGSADALFATRCKDNSTSTSGQIARCSTVDDQSRGSSKDGAVDVRVIFDSIAENKCASVFHRRLDSQKRGRYKKMILQHMDIDTIRSRIASGSITTAKEIFRDLLLLANNALVFYSKTTREYKSALLLRDIVTKSLQQNLKNYITKTTITFLSTTSPLLNPPVKPQCARPGNGKLSGKVTKAGKLVAKTPNTGKRPNNVHSPPSAESSALKKKGSHSPLLAESLAMRKKSSHSFPSAESLATRKKGFGRPRKTGQESTTQRFESLPKGRKRSRVK, from the exons ATGGGGACGGAGATATTAATAAACAAGTGGGGTACATGGGAGGAGCTGCTACTGGGTGGGGCCGTGATCCGGCACGGTACCCGAGATTGGAATTTGGTTGCGTCGGAGCTCCGCGCCCGAACCGTTAATTGCCCCTATACTTTCACACCCGAG ATATGTAAAGCGAAGTACGAGGACTTGCAGCAACGTTACTCAGGGTGCAA GGCTTGGTTTGAAGAGCTGCGGAAGCAAAGAATGGCAGAGTTAAGGCGAGCATTAGAACAATCTGAAGGCTCAATTGG GTCACTGGAATCAAAACTTGAGATTCTCAAGGCTGAGAGAAGGGAGGATTGTCATGTCAGTTATGACTCCAGCCAGACAGAATCACCTGTGCTATTTCGGAAATGTGATGGGATTGAATCATCCAGTAAAGAGACATCTAAGGATGGACTATCTGCTGGTAGTTTTACTCAGGATACCAAAACAAATTGGACACCTGAATGTCGAGTTGCAACTGCTATGCCGGCTGCAGAGATGGAGATTAAGCCAGAAGTTTCAATATCCCCTGAAGAGAATAAAGTTTCAAGCATATGGAAGCTGTCAGAGAGCATATTTGCAGGACAGGTAAGTAGTTTAAAAAGGAGGAGAGGGAAGCGAAAGCGGAAAGATTGTAGCAAGGATGTCAAGGAAGGGAGTGTTGGAGAAAGTGAGTTTTTGGGGTCAGCTGATGCTTTGTTTGCTACTCGCTGTAAAGATAATTCAACTAGCACCTCTGGTCAAATTGCAAGATGTTCTACTGTTGATGATCAATCCAGAGGTTCGAGCAAGGATGGAGCGGTGGATGTCAGGGTGATTTTTGATTCTATTGCAGAGAACAAATGTGCCTCTGTCTTTCATCGGCGTCTTGATAGCCAG AAGAGAGGAAGAtataagaaaatgatcttgCAGCACATGGATATTGATACCATAAGATCAAGAATTGCTAGCGGCTCCATCACAACAGCTAAAGAAATCTTTCGAGACCTGCTTCTACTTGCTAACAATGCCTTGGTCTTTTATTCCAAGACTACTCGTGAATACAAATCTGCACTGCTTCTGAGAGACATCGTCACCAAAAGTCTGCAGCAGAATCTCAAGAATTATATTACCAAGACTACGATTACCTTTCTCTCAACCACATCACCTTTGCTTAATCCTCCTGTCAAACCTCAATGTGCTCGTCCTGGTAATGGAAAATTGTCAGGAAAGGTGACCAAAGCTGGGAAGCTTGTTGCTAAAACTCCAAACACGGGTAAAAGACCAAATAATGTCCATTCACCTCCTTCAGCAGAATCTTCAGCATTGAAAAAGAAAGGCTCTCATTCTCCTCTTTTAGCAGAATCTTTAGCCATGAGAAAGAAAAGCTCTCATTCCTTTCCTTCAGCAGAATCTTTAGCCACGAGAAAGAAAGGCTTTGGCCGTCCAAGAAAAACTGGACAAGAAAGTACTACACAACGCTTTGAAAGTCTGCCTAAAGGAAGGAAGAGATCCCGGGTTAAGTGA
- the LOC7490802 gene encoding uncharacterized protein LOC7490802 isoform X3, translated as MAELRRALEQSEGSIGSLESKLEILKAERREDCHVSYDSSQTESPVLFRKCDGIESSSKETSKDGLSAGSFTQDTKTNWTPECRVATAMPAAEMEIKPEVSISPEENKVSSIWKLSESIFAGQVSSLKRRRGKRKRKDCSKDVKEGSVGESEFLGSADALFATRCKDNSTSTSGQIARCSTVDDQSRGSSKDGAVDVRVIFDSIAENKCASVFHRRLDSQKRGRYKKMILQHMDIDTIRSRIASGSITTAKEIFRDLLLLANNALVFYSKTTREYKSALLLRDIVTKSLQQNLKNYITKTTITFLSTTSPLLNPPVKPQCARPGNGKLSGKVTKAGKLVAKTPNTGKRPNNVHSPPSAESSALKKKGSHSPLLAESLAMRKKSSHSFPSAESLATRKKGFGRPRKTGQESTTQRFESLPKGRKRSRVK; from the exons ATGGCAGAGTTAAGGCGAGCATTAGAACAATCTGAAGGCTCAATTGG GTCACTGGAATCAAAACTTGAGATTCTCAAGGCTGAGAGAAGGGAGGATTGTCATGTCAGTTATGACTCCAGCCAGACAGAATCACCTGTGCTATTTCGGAAATGTGATGGGATTGAATCATCCAGTAAAGAGACATCTAAGGATGGACTATCTGCTGGTAGTTTTACTCAGGATACCAAAACAAATTGGACACCTGAATGTCGAGTTGCAACTGCTATGCCGGCTGCAGAGATGGAGATTAAGCCAGAAGTTTCAATATCCCCTGAAGAGAATAAAGTTTCAAGCATATGGAAGCTGTCAGAGAGCATATTTGCAGGACAGGTAAGTAGTTTAAAAAGGAGGAGAGGGAAGCGAAAGCGGAAAGATTGTAGCAAGGATGTCAAGGAAGGGAGTGTTGGAGAAAGTGAGTTTTTGGGGTCAGCTGATGCTTTGTTTGCTACTCGCTGTAAAGATAATTCAACTAGCACCTCTGGTCAAATTGCAAGATGTTCTACTGTTGATGATCAATCCAGAGGTTCGAGCAAGGATGGAGCGGTGGATGTCAGGGTGATTTTTGATTCTATTGCAGAGAACAAATGTGCCTCTGTCTTTCATCGGCGTCTTGATAGCCAG AAGAGAGGAAGAtataagaaaatgatcttgCAGCACATGGATATTGATACCATAAGATCAAGAATTGCTAGCGGCTCCATCACAACAGCTAAAGAAATCTTTCGAGACCTGCTTCTACTTGCTAACAATGCCTTGGTCTTTTATTCCAAGACTACTCGTGAATACAAATCTGCACTGCTTCTGAGAGACATCGTCACCAAAAGTCTGCAGCAGAATCTCAAGAATTATATTACCAAGACTACGATTACCTTTCTCTCAACCACATCACCTTTGCTTAATCCTCCTGTCAAACCTCAATGTGCTCGTCCTGGTAATGGAAAATTGTCAGGAAAGGTGACCAAAGCTGGGAAGCTTGTTGCTAAAACTCCAAACACGGGTAAAAGACCAAATAATGTCCATTCACCTCCTTCAGCAGAATCTTCAGCATTGAAAAAGAAAGGCTCTCATTCTCCTCTTTTAGCAGAATCTTTAGCCATGAGAAAGAAAAGCTCTCATTCCTTTCCTTCAGCAGAATCTTTAGCCACGAGAAAGAAAGGCTTTGGCCGTCCAAGAAAAACTGGACAAGAAAGTACTACACAACGCTTTGAAAGTCTGCCTAAAGGAAGGAAGAGATCCCGGGTTAAGTGA